DNA from Agarilytica rhodophyticola:
TTTGCTCCCGCTTGCGCATTGTTATAGATTGAACAGCGTTGCAAAGGCCCCTCAAAACCTGCTGCTTCACACAATGCTCGATGGAATTGAAACTGTTGAATAAAGGCTAAAAAGTAGCGGATATAAGGGGTGTTACCTGGAATATGGTACTTAGCTCCAGGGTCGAAGTCTTGTTCTGAACGAGCTACAGGCGCCTCAATACCTTGGTATTTTTCACGTAAGGCCCACCACCCCTTATTGTAATCTTCAGGGGATAATTCTCCGTTAAATACCTGCCAGCGCCATTTATCCACTAACAAACCAAAGGGAAGAAAGGCAATTTTATCTAATGCCAACTTCAGTAGAATACTGAGATCTTCATCTTCTGAGGGTTCTTTATCCAGCAGGCCAATTTGCATCAAATATTTTGGAGTTATCGATAAGGCTACAGTATCGCCAACAGCTTCATGGAAGCCATCGTTAGCACTGTTGCGAAATAATAATGGTTGTTTATTGTACGCACGCTGATAAAAGTTATGGCCTAACTCATGGTGCACTGTCTGAAAATCTTCAGCATTTTTGTTGATACACATTTTTATACGCAAATCGTCGACATTATCAATATCCCATGCACTTGCATGACAGACAACATCTCGGTCTCGAGGCTTAACAAATAAGGATCGTTGCCAAAAAGTTTCAGGAAGAGGTTCAAAGCCTAGGGAAGTAAAGAATTTTTCCCCAGTTTTCACCATATCGATCTCGCTCATACCATCTTTTTCTATTAATGCTGTCAGGTCATAGCTAGATTTTGCGTTTTCAGGTTTGACCAAATCATAAACGTTACTCCAGGTTTGCGACCACATATTACCCAATAAATGAGCAGGTATTTTGCCCGTTTGCGGTACAACCTTTTCTCCGTAGAACTCACTTAACTTAGCACGTACATGACAATGCAATGCTTCATAAAAAGGCTTCACCTTACCCCACTGTTTATCCATATCAGCAGAAAAAGCATCGGGATCCATATCGTATTTGGATCGCCAAAGGACACTTAAATTATCGTACCCTAAGTCCTTCGCACCGGTATTAGCGATAGCTACTTGCTTTTCATAAAGAGGCCGCATAGGTGGAGACACTGTGCGCCAGCCTTGCCATAATTCTTTTAACAATTTAGGATCGCGGCTTTTCGCAAAGATAAGCCCCATATCCTGCAAGTTATAACATTTCTCTTTATTGCAATATTCACCCTTACCATAAAAGGCTTGCATTTGTGAGCCAATTTCGGCTAGTTCTCCGGCTTTTACAGGGTCATTAGGTGCAGGGAAAACCAGACCTAATTTGAGACTATCGAGTTTGCGACGAGTCACCGCATCTAGCTTAACATTATCAAATTTTGCAGCCTCCATGGCATAGGCCACATTGGCGATAGTGAACTCTTTGTTTGCACGAGTTTCTAAATACTGACTATCATAGTTGATAAAATTAGAAGCAATCCAAGCAGCTCTACCAGCATATTCATAAATATCCGTAAGATCCGCTTCTACTTTATCTAAAAATGCTTTCGCGTCATCCGCAGTAAGAGGCACAGCTTTTTGTTCGGCCACGGCATCTGTGTTCGACACCGGTGTGTTGCTTTGCTCGCAAGACACAAGGGAAAACGCTGATAAAACCAGGCCAATAGCCATATATTTGGAAGTTATTTTCACTGCTACCTCTCCTGACACTGCTCAATAGTGCCCAATTATTATGTGGATTTTAAAGCCATCGACTATAAACGAATCGGGTGGCAACGTCATCATTATGTGAAAAATGAAAAACGACATAGACTCAGTTTTGATACGCTTTCCTTTGCACTGTTTATCTTTTTACCTGTTTAACTATTTACTTTTACCCCTCTTTCATACGCCACTCGTTGTTTATTCATATATTCATGATAAGCACTAACATGACAACTCGCGTTTTGGAATTTAAGGTTTAGGACACTGTATTAGAATGGGTTTTACAATTTTATGTTCAAAAACCTTATATCCATCAAGCCAGGGAGTCTATTGCAACACAAATGCCTTCTCAACAAGCGGTAACACAATCGCTTTAAAGTAGCCCAATATTTTAAAAAACATGTGTTTAAATCAAAAAAGTGATGATTAGTTGAATTCTCAAATGGTTTTCAAAAGTCTTAATTGATGTTTATCAAAAGTAGTAGCACCTTAATTAAATAGGATACGCGCCATAATCTTACAAAAAAGTAACTTTCGAATTTCTTCTACTAGAATGAAATACAAGATATTTCTTATTATTTTTGAAAGGCATAGTCTATGAAAAAAAGCAGCGCCCTACTTTTACTAGCTTCGGCAATTACAATAACCCCAGCCTTCGCCTACGAAAAAGGTGACTGGATTATCCGCGCAGGATTGGCAAGTGTGCAACCTAACGATGATTCAACACCATTAACACTTAATGGCACAGAATTATCTCAACTAGGTTTGGGTTTACCTCGTACAGAAGCGAGTGTTGAATCTAATGAACAGTTAGGAATTACACTGACACATATGTTGTCCCAGAATTGGGGGATAGGACTTCTTGTTGCTACACCCTTTTCTCATGATGTCAACGCCGATGCTTTAGGGGTTAAAGCTGCAGAAGTTAAGCATTTACCGCCAACATTAACGGCACAATATTACTTTAATGGTGGCAATAACAGTTTCCAGCCTTTTATTGGCGCAGGTATTAATTACACCGTATTTTTTGATGAAGAGTCTGATTCACAGCTAAATACAGCACTGGCAGGTCTAGGTGCTACCGGTAATGCCGATGTAGATTTGGACTCCTCTGTCGGTCTTGCTTTAGAAGCAGGCTTCGATTATCGCTTAGATGATAACTGGCTATTAAACTTATCGGTTTGGTATACGGATATTGAAACAACAGCTAATTTTGAAACACCCGGTCTTGGCACTATATCAACTGATGTGGATATCGACCCATGGGTGATACTCGGATCATTCGGTTATTCGTTTTAAAAAAAACACCGGCCTTAGCCGGTGTTTTTTTATGCACTACTAACAATTATTAACTCACAACTCTTAGTTGATGCCACGCATGCCCTTTTTCAATAAAGGTGATATAGCAATCATAAATACACCAACACCAACACCGACCCACATCAGAAATTCATACAACTCCGTATAAGTCGCTAGTGTGCTAACCGTATCTGCTACCTCGGCACCAGAAGTGTCAATGGAAGCCATTTTCGCTATACGTGTTGCCACTGTTTCAGAGAGAGCAGTAGCTAAAAACCAGGTGCCCATGCTGACGCTAACAACACGGCCAATAGAGAGTTTAGTCACAGCTGATAATCCTACCGGAGATAAACAAAGCTCACCCATAGTATGAAGCAAATAGGCCAAGACCATCCAAATTGCTGCTACCTTACCGGCATCGTCAGCAAAGTTAGCGCCCAGTACCAGTGCGCCGAAACCGAGGCCAGCTTGCAGAATGCCCAGGCCAAATTTTACTGGCGTAGAAGGCTCTAAGTTTCGCTTTGACAGCCAAATCCAAATAGCAGCAAAAGGTATGGCTAGAATGATAATAAATAATGCATTCAGAGAACCAAAAGAAGCGGCAGGAATTTCGGAGCCAAGAAAATTTCGATCGAGAACTCGGTCGGCATACAATGTCATACTACCGGCAGACTGTTCAAACAAAGACCAAAATACAATAGTAGATACAATAAGAATCATCAGAACAACGGTGCGGCTATACTCTTTTGAGTCATGCATTTTAAAGCCATAGCCAATGAATGCCACAAGACCAAGCAACATAAACCCAAGCCAAGTATCGTTGCCCGTAAACGCCCAAACTAAACCCACTATCATTGTTACAGCAGCGAGCCCAACAGCTACCATATCCATTCCCTTTTCATTATTCATCATGGCAAATAAAATAATGCCGACAATGGCAACAATGAGTAAGCTATTTTGAGCTACGTGGACAATAGGCTCATTTTGAACCAACAACCACATAACACTTAAGGAAAGAATACCGCCAATATAAATCGCCCATTCTTTGTTGATAGGCCCCAAGAAACGCTCTTTTAGAATAGCAGGGTTATTGGGTTCGGCATGGCCATCGAGATATTTCTGGCCGTATAAGAAAGTAATTAGACCAAAGACCATACCAATACCTGCAGCGCCAAATCCATAGCCCCAACCATAGTTTTCCCCCAACCAAGCGCATAAAATGGTGGCCGTAAATGAACCTAAGTTGATTCCCATATAGAAAATAGTAAAGCCTGCATCCCGGCGAGGGTCGCTTTCAGAGTAAAGCTTGCCTACTATTGTGGAGATATTGGGCTTTAGAAAACCAACCCCTACGGTAATAAGAGCTAGCGCAAAGAAGAAAACATTCAATGCCATTACATCCTGCACTACCACGTCTTCGGCTACTGTCGAACCTGCCACAAGGACATCACCATTGTTTAACGTCACCGCCTCAGTTAATATGGTACCAGCGGTATATCTCACTGCCTCATGCCCTTCGTAGGCCATAAAAACATGACCTAATGTAAGCAAAATAGCACCGAAAATAACTGCTTTTCGCATTCCCAAATAGCGATCTGCTAACAAACCACCGATTAAAGGCAAGGCGTATACTAAGCCTGCGTACGCCCCAAGGACATCGAGACCTGCCGAATCGGTAAACAAATGATACTTTGTAACATAGAGCAGGTATTTCATCCCGTAAAAAGAAAATCGCTCCCATAACTCAGTAGCAAAGCAAACATATAAGCCCTTGGGGTGACCAAAGAGTTCGCCACTATTACTTGTGGTAATCGCGGCTGATGATTCGATAGTAGACATGCTTTCTCCAAATACCTAAACTTATTTATGAGACGTTTGATATAAACGCCACCTCAAGCCTATGGGGGCCAGCCCCATTACCTGAAGACATTGTTATAGTTGGTATAGTTAACGATCGAGGTAGTAAATAGCTTGCAATCATCTATCGCCATTGTCATTTATATAAATATCTGTATAGCTCACTAACTTGTGTACAATTAATAGCTGTTGTGATTTGCTACTATTGTGTAACTTATCACCACAGGCACAGCTGCTGTATTACAGTTATACGAACGAATATGACGATTTAACAACCAGTTTTACACCAAGATCTATTCATTTAAATTTATTGTTATTGCTGCTCATCTAAGCTTTTAAGCCTTACCTAACCAAAAGTAACCGTTGATCAGCAAAGAGAGCCTAAGTAATTGTTCTAGGCTATCAGCCTCTAGCTATTACATGCTCTTTATTAACACTAGAATTGACAGCTATTTCAGTAATTCTATCCTCCGCCAAGATAACATGTTTTACCGTCATTGATGAATGCCAAATTGAGATTTACGGCAGCTATCTCTCCTTTGGTCGCAGGATTGCACACACCGAAGACTGCTTTCAAAATGCGGTACAGTATATCGGGCTTAAGATGGAAAAAGCTGTTGTTTAAGATCAAACAAGCTAAAGAGCGATGAGTTCCTTATGATAATTAAGCAATATGGCGAAGCTCCAAAAAGGCATGAGTGGCAATAAAGAGACACTTGTCGGCCGATCAAAAAACAATCAGTCATATTATGCCGTTACTCTTCATACCGCTTGTGTGTGAAAAAGATTCTTGACGCCTATGGTACTACGGAAAATATCTTCAGAATATTTGCCTTAAAAAAAATAAAAACTACTTCAAACGCCAACCTCAAATGCCTATAAGTGGCTTTTAGTTAAGCTCAAGGTGACTTGTAGTTTTTATTTAAAAATTAATATTACAAAGCAGAATAGATTTAGCCTCTGATAAAAACTTCAAAGTCTGAAATACAACCACGGCTTGTAATACACTATAGGTGAATTACCTTTTAGGGCTAACCTAAAATCCACATTTGTTAACAGATCAAAATAAAAATAATGAATAATTTAAGGTCTTTATCATGATAAAAACTATTTGCAGATATTTTTTTAGTATTTTTCTTCTCTTCGCTTTTAGCATGTATTCTCAAGCAAATATTTGTCTGGAAATCAAATTACCCCAGCACCCTAATTACACATTTGACGACGATATCAACGTTATCTCTTACGACAATACGACGATTGCAGGCAATATATTAGTACCAAAACATCCCCCAAGCGAAAAGGGTTTTCCTGCAATTATATTTGTCAATAGTTGGGTGGTAGAAGAACACGAGTATCTTATACAAGCAGCACAGTTTGCAGAAAAAGGATATGTAGTTTTCAGTTATAGTGCTCGTGGCTGGGGGTGTTCAGGTGGCGAGGTAAATGTCGCCGGGGAAAAAGATATTAAAGATCTTTCTTCAATTATTGACTGGCTTATTGCCAACTATCCTATTGACTCGCAAAACATTGGTATCAGCGGTATTTCTTATGGCTCAGGAATAAGTTTGATGGGCTTAGCAAAAGAGCCGAGAATAAAAACTGCAGTCGCGATGAGCACATGGGCATCACTAACAGATGCGCTTTATCAGCAACAAACCCCACGTTTTTTTTGGGGCTTTTTACTTGTTTCCAGTGGTTTACTCACCGCAAATATGGATCCGATTATTGCACAAAACTACAACAACTTACTTACCAATAGAAATATACCCAGCACATTGTCCTGGGCAGAAGAGCGTTCAGTAAAGAACTTTGTCAACCTAATCAATGAGCGCAATGCCCCGGTATATCTAGCAAATAGTTTTGGCGATAACTTATTTCAGGCAAATAATCTATTAAAATTCTTCTCGCGTTTAAGTGGCCCCAAAAGATTGGATTTAAACCAAGGCACACATGCCAGCGCAGAAGGCTTAGGTTTGCTAG
Protein-coding regions in this window:
- a CDS encoding M2 family metallopeptidase gives rise to the protein MAIGLVLSAFSLVSCEQSNTPVSNTDAVAEQKAVPLTADDAKAFLDKVEADLTDIYEYAGRAAWIASNFINYDSQYLETRANKEFTIANVAYAMEAAKFDNVKLDAVTRRKLDSLKLGLVFPAPNDPVKAGELAEIGSQMQAFYGKGEYCNKEKCYNLQDMGLIFAKSRDPKLLKELWQGWRTVSPPMRPLYEKQVAIANTGAKDLGYDNLSVLWRSKYDMDPDAFSADMDKQWGKVKPFYEALHCHVRAKLSEFYGEKVVPQTGKIPAHLLGNMWSQTWSNVYDLVKPENAKSSYDLTALIEKDGMSEIDMVKTGEKFFTSLGFEPLPETFWQRSLFVKPRDRDVVCHASAWDIDNVDDLRIKMCINKNAEDFQTVHHELGHNFYQRAYNKQPLLFRNSANDGFHEAVGDTVALSITPKYLMQIGLLDKEPSEDEDLSILLKLALDKIAFLPFGLLVDKWRWQVFNGELSPEDYNKGWWALREKYQGIEAPVARSEQDFDPGAKYHIPGNTPYIRYFLAFIQQFQFHRALCEAAGFEGPLQRCSIYNNAQAGAKLKAMLEMGSSQPWPQAMEAITGQKELDASAIIDYFAPLKKWLDEQNQGRQCGW
- a CDS encoding OmpW/AlkL family protein; amino-acid sequence: MKKSSALLLLASAITITPAFAYEKGDWIIRAGLASVQPNDDSTPLTLNGTELSQLGLGLPRTEASVESNEQLGITLTHMLSQNWGIGLLVATPFSHDVNADALGVKAAEVKHLPPTLTAQYYFNGGNNSFQPFIGAGINYTVFFDEESDSQLNTALAGLGATGNADVDLDSSVGLALEAGFDYRLDDNWLLNLSVWYTDIETTANFETPGLGTISTDVDIDPWVILGSFGYSF
- a CDS encoding peptide MFS transporter; protein product: MSTIESSAAITTSNSGELFGHPKGLYVCFATELWERFSFYGMKYLLYVTKYHLFTDSAGLDVLGAYAGLVYALPLIGGLLADRYLGMRKAVIFGAILLTLGHVFMAYEGHEAVRYTAGTILTEAVTLNNGDVLVAGSTVAEDVVVQDVMALNVFFFALALITVGVGFLKPNISTIVGKLYSESDPRRDAGFTIFYMGINLGSFTATILCAWLGENYGWGYGFGAAGIGMVFGLITFLYGQKYLDGHAEPNNPAILKERFLGPINKEWAIYIGGILSLSVMWLLVQNEPIVHVAQNSLLIVAIVGIILFAMMNNEKGMDMVAVGLAAVTMIVGLVWAFTGNDTWLGFMLLGLVAFIGYGFKMHDSKEYSRTVVLMILIVSTIVFWSLFEQSAGSMTLYADRVLDRNFLGSEIPAASFGSLNALFIIILAIPFAAIWIWLSKRNLEPSTPVKFGLGILQAGLGFGALVLGANFADDAGKVAAIWMVLAYLLHTMGELCLSPVGLSAVTKLSIGRVVSVSMGTWFLATALSETVATRIAKMASIDTSGAEVADTVSTLATYTELYEFLMWVGVGVGVFMIAISPLLKKGMRGIN
- a CDS encoding alpha/beta fold hydrolase, which gives rise to MYSQANICLEIKLPQHPNYTFDDDINVISYDNTTIAGNILVPKHPPSEKGFPAIIFVNSWVVEEHEYLIQAAQFAEKGYVVFSYSARGWGCSGGEVNVAGEKDIKDLSSIIDWLIANYPIDSQNIGISGISYGSGISLMGLAKEPRIKTAVAMSTWASLTDALYQQQTPRFFWGFLLVSSGLLTANMDPIIAQNYNNLLTNRNIPSTLSWAEERSVKNFVNLINERNAPVYLANSFGDNLFQANNLLKFFSRLSGPKRLDLNQGTHASAEGLGLLGFDNFTWRNTHRWFDYWLRGIETGIIQEPPVSTLTKVPAANQYYQRNFFENWPSNTIGEEEFHLLPRGLLSNGELSRQPYSSYWTKTNKIFSGLDTFATTGIPILSELLDGQLRTPVRTPLALINRANGIVFEGPRLSQTMKIRGIPKIKLNVRPSLKKLQLNAYLYDVHAGVGTLISHGPITLYNAERGQTQELEWEMVATAYDVPAGHKLAIAIDTFDALYAVPTLLPYSASFKFQRDLSSTLTLPVTR